A region of the Chryseobacterium cucumeris genome:
TATAATGTTAGGTTTGCAGGAGTAGATCCAAGTAACGGAAAAGCATTATATTATGATAAAGCTGGAAACGTTACGGATGTTTACAGTGCTTCAAATGCTGTTCCTCTCACTGATAAGTCTCCATTCCCAAAAAGTTTTGGTGGATTCGGAACTACAGTTCAGTACAAAGGACTTGATTTCAGTGCAGATTTTGCATTTAAGCTGGGCGGATATACTTATAACAACATGTATTTTGCCGCTGTTAATCCAACTTTGGCTGTTGCAGGTAGAAATATGGCACAGGCTGCTGCTCAGGTTTGGCAAAATCCTGGAGACACAGGAGTATTCCAGAAAGTTGACTCAAATGGTATGCGTGATTCTGATCAGTGGATTGAAAAATCAGATTACCTGAGATTAAGATCACTTACATTAGGATATACATTTGATAAAGCATTCCTTGGAGAAGGATCGCCAATTAATAAGCTAAGAGCATATGTACAGGGGCAAAATTTATTTACGGTAACTAAATTCCACGGAGAACCTGAAGTTTCTGTAGGATCCGCTGACTCATCATCATTATTTGTTCCCGGATCATTTAACCTTTATACTTATCCTGCTGTCAGAACAATCCTGGTAGGATTGCAATTAGAATTTTAATATTGAATAGCTTTATGAAAAAGAATATAATAAAAATAAGTTTAGCTGCGTTAACTGCCTTTGTATCGTTAACGTCTTGTGACAGAAATTTAGATCAAATCTCATCAATCAATGAAGATCAGGAGCAGGCAATGACGAGACCTGAGACCTTCAGACAGGCCATGGACGGTGCCTATACAGCGCTTAAAGGAGCTGGGTATTATACGAGTGATACAGGAAACCAACTTATCATGGGTGATCTTACCACTGATAACCTGGTTCGTACAACTACAGGAAGAAATACCAATTTTGCGGCGTCAAACTTCGAATTCTCATCCGATAATTCACAGACAACAGGTTTGTTTAGTGCAGCTTATCTTGTAATCAGCAGAGCTAATTTTGTTTTGAAATATATCAATAACGGAGTATTATCCGGAACACAGAAAACAAATTTGGAAGCTGAAGCAAGAGCATTAAGAGCAATAGCTCATTTTGATATTGTGAGAGCGTATTCCCAAATCCCAACTCAATCTGCAGGAGCTAAAAATACGATCGGAATTTATTATTCTGAAACATATTCTCCTTTAAGTAATACATCATCCCGAAATCTTACTGTTGATCAGGTATATGATAAAATTACAGCAGATCTATTATTTGCTGCTGATAATATAACTCAGAATGATGCTGATAAAGGAAGATTGAGCAAAGCAGCTATATACGGATTATTGTCCAGAATTGATCTTTATAGAGGAGACTATGTTAATACTATCAAATATGGTGAATTAGCATTAAACCTTTCTCCAAGTATCACAACATTGGATAACTTTACAAGAATCTGGAAAGAAAACGAAGGTATATCCAGAATTACTGATGGAGTATTATTCCAGATATCGAACTCTGCAGCCGAGCAAAATACGGTAGGAGTTGCATACAACCAGTCAGTTCCGGCTTTAAGATCAGAATTTGTTGTAGATTACGATTTATATACAGCTTATACATCAAATGATGTTAGAAAAGGAGCTTACTTTACTGTGGGTACATATAGCGGACAAAAATACAACCACGTTACAAAATATTCTGGTAATGGTGGTCCTTCTAATATTGTACCGGTTAAATATCTTAGATCTGCTGAAGTATTATTGAATGTAGCTGAAGCATATTACAGAACAGGTAATGGTGCACAGGCTTTGGTTCTATTAAATAAATTAAGAGCTGAAAGATATTCATCATTTACACCTGGTACAGAAACAGGACAGGCTCTTTTAGATGCTATCCTGAAAGAAAGAAGACTGGAGCTTGCATTTGAAAATGACAGATGGTATACATTGAAGAGATTAAACCTTGCCGTTCAGAGATCAGGTAAAGGAGATCTTTTTGATGGTACCGGTACCCCTGCAGTTGCACAGACTCTTGAAGCTGGAAGCTACAAGTGGCAGTGGCCAATTCCTATTTCTGCTATTCAGGCAAACCCGAATATTAAGCAGAAT
Encoded here:
- a CDS encoding RagB/SusD family nutrient uptake outer membrane protein codes for the protein MKKNIIKISLAALTAFVSLTSCDRNLDQISSINEDQEQAMTRPETFRQAMDGAYTALKGAGYYTSDTGNQLIMGDLTTDNLVRTTTGRNTNFAASNFEFSSDNSQTTGLFSAAYLVISRANFVLKYINNGVLSGTQKTNLEAEARALRAIAHFDIVRAYSQIPTQSAGAKNTIGIYYSETYSPLSNTSSRNLTVDQVYDKITADLLFAADNITQNDADKGRLSKAAIYGLLSRIDLYRGDYVNTIKYGELALNLSPSITTLDNFTRIWKENEGISRITDGVLFQISNSAAEQNTVGVAYNQSVPALRSEFVVDYDLYTAYTSNDVRKGAYFTVGTYSGQKYNHVTKYSGNGGPSNIVPVKYLRSAEVLLNVAEAYYRTGNGAQALVLLNKLRAERYSSFTPGTETGQALLDAILKERRLELAFENDRWYTLKRLNLAVQRSGKGDLFDGTGTPAVAQTLEAGSYKWQWPIPISAIQANPNIKQNDQY